DNA sequence from the Malus sylvestris chromosome 10, drMalSylv7.2, whole genome shotgun sequence genome:
TTCTAGATTAAAGTAAAAAGCAAAAAGACACATTCTTTTTTTATGCCAAACATGTATAGATTTAGTTCAATAAACCACAGTAAGAAAAGTTGTACAGTCCAGTGACTAGTACACAAACAACGGAAAGTCCCATTCCTTACCCAAATATTATATGTAATTACGGTGCATAATTCATAATACCTAAAAAATCACCGTTTATAAGACCCTattcataatatatttttcttgtttgaaTCGAGTTGTACAAGCATACCTGAGGCAGGCCTCCCAAGATCCATTGGACGGTGATTCATTGCTCCGTTAGTAACTTACAATCATGCACTGGGTGAAGCCTGTTCTTTTCAAGTAATCAGGACACAGTGACctgaaaaagaaaagtaaaacaaTCAACCTGAGCAAAAGCGTTCCAGAAACGAAACAACACCACCCAATTGAATGCTTCAAAGTTTGTTCTTCTTTAGCATAATGTACCCAAACAAGCTAAATCTTGTAGAGCTCAAATTAAGCAAATTCCCCCACATATATGAGCAAAAATTAGTTTGAAAACAATGAAATTCCCAGTGCCACTGAGAATCTGCAATAATCGTTGACGGGTTTTTACCATCATTCAAAGTTGAAGGCAGTCCAGTAATCGAAACATCCACATCAAATTAAGAGTAAATTAATGAACAACATACTATTTGGCTTGGctacaaaaacttcataaaTGGATAGAATACgtcaaattatttattttttgttgatttttttcatGTTCCAAACGATGAAAGCTCCAATCAAATGCAACAAATGAAAATAATGATTACAAgaaacaaaacccaaatcaaCAACGAAgggataattaattaataattataaatGATGGGTTCATTCAAAACTGATAGAGCATGCAATTAAAGGCGGAAACTTGGTCCAAATCAACGGTTCCAAATCCATCTAAATCATTCACATAtaaccagaagaaaaaaaaaaatgacagaaACCAAtcatccaaaaaataaaaaactaacctGACAAATAAAAATATGGAGATTGAGTGAAAGATTGAGGAGAAAGATAGCAAATTTACCAGTGGATTGAAGAAATGGGAAATGCCCTTTTTAGAATGATTGGTTCTTCAGAGAAAGAAACCAGCaacagagagggagagagggagggagagagggagaggaggaGGATTGTTGAAACAAGTACAactgtgtttttgtttttattttattgtattttattttgttttttttctttctatttgttgaatatattatattaattatttttatattgtAAGGTGAGAGGAGGAGGAATGAATAACGAATCAATGATAGGACAGGAAGGATATGAGTagcataaataaaagaaaattaataaaaagagtttgaaaattgtgagttttaacgataagaacacaATAAAGGGTAaggtgaatagtatcatgattgaccttttaatgtaaaaatatgatttttcgttaaaatgaacaatatcgaaaacttttcgttaaaattttttataaataattggCTTCCCTAAAATATCTACCACACTTCTGCTCTGCTGCTTCCAACTTCCAACTTGGCTGTTGGCTGGCAGTTGGGCAAATATTCATTGATTAATGTATGTTTTTGTAGAGTTAAGGGGGAGGAACATTGGTAAATGATTGAACCCGTATTATGGTGTATagatatattttttcttaattaatagaaagaaaaaaaaatcccgaATTATAATCtgtcaggtttttttttaagaacaaTATTTATTTTGTCACTAGCACTATGATTCAATAGTATTCTTCTCGGGGTTGAGCTACATGTAGACTGAAGGTAGTCACGACCATTCAGCTCTGCCACTGCTTATAGTGGTAGGTTTCACTTTCAACTCCCATGAATAATGAATTCGAAATCTAACAAgcgaaaaaataaatcaaagacAAATTAATTATGTTGGCGACAAAACCAATTCACTACTTGCACGCATCGAAATACTTATACAATTGCTTCTGCAATTGGTAAGTAGTAATAGAAACGAAGTTTGTTACGTTGGTCCCAAAATAATTCAATTTCATTTTGATTCTAGGAATATTCCCCCAATGTCAATATCTAGGTTTGAATGTCTAATATATTTCACTTGGTCGGTCAtccagattttatttttttattttattttttaattttttgaacaattttttatttttttttattttaagtattTAGGTTTGAGTAATTGCCTTTCTAGAAATAGTTGTAAATGATTGACATTCTtctaatttaaatttcatgaGTCATAACCagtcattttcttttttctttcttttctcccttTATTTAAGCAAATAAAATGTCAAGGTTTAAATATTAAACCTGATTTAATCATTAATTAACATTGAAAAAGCAGCGGTGTGGAGTGTGGACACAATGCCAATTGTACATGAATTCCAACCTGACAGTTGTCTCTGTTGACAAAGTTTATTTTGCTTGATGTTTGCATGACATCATGACAATTGACACAACAAAATGTAAAGCCATGAATATGAATCATGCCAAACGTTAGTCAATGGAGTCGACTGACAATGTACGGTTACACTATCACCGTGATGTATCGTGTCaataatataaaaacatgtATGTTTCATCTACATAACATTGTATCATCGATGCATCGATGCAGAACGTCACAATAGCAGTATCCCTGTATCATATAAGATATTATAGTCATCTTGATACAACTGAAATTATGACAGGATAAAAAGACAACCACAAAATTTGTGAGAGATTCTTTGTGTTCCGGCGTTACATAGGGCAACAGGCACATGGCCTGGACGTAAGGTTAAGGATGAACCACCACTCACTCACCCAAAGAAAAGAGATGATGAAATATCAGTCAACAATTGAAGCGTTTCTCTGTTTCTGTAGTTAAAACAGAAAATCTCAATGGCTAATGCAATCAAAGGCTGAGGTACTACAACGGAAGCATTTCTGCGACCGCAATGCTTGGCCACTTTCAATTCAAGAGTGTCGTTTAACAAGTAAACGACGTTAGAATCACCTAACCTCAAACGTGATTCAGGAATCGAATAAATCATCCAGAGAAAGTTGAGAGGACAATTGGACAGCTACAGATCATACGAGAGTAGACGATCTTTCTGATTGTTACATTTATAAATGCTTAAAGTACTAAACAGCAGCAGAAGATAAAACTTCAATCGACAATAAAAAGGGTTTCTCAAAATGGTTCAGCCAAGATGATAGCTTGCCTTGTCTAAAGAGTAAAGATACAGATGAATGCTATTGCTGCTCAAGTTCCTTAGCTAAAGCTGATAAATGGGCAACTTACAAAGCAAAAAGAAACCGAAAATTTTACCTAGCATAAGATGCTTGAGAGCATTTCCTCGAGAAAGAGACACGAATCAGTTCTGAAACAATGCATCATCAGTAGACTTCCACATGCCATTGCTTGTTCTTTTTCAGTTGTGAAAGCTTCTCCTCCCAGCTCTCCCCTCTTTCAACCGCAACCCTCTTCAAGGTTTCTTGAATCCCGGGCATCATTCCCTTGAGCCCGCAGAAGTATATGTGGGCCCCGTTGTCCAATAGCTTAAAGATCTCGTCACTGTACTCCTCGATTTTATCCTGAACATACATCTTCCCTCCTCTCTGGTTCTTCTGTTCTCTGCTAAGTGCTATGTCGTACCGGAAATTATCAGGGTAGTCCTTGAGATACTTGGTgaattcttcatcatagaggaGACTATCAGTGTTGGCCACACCAAGGAATAGCCATGCAAGGCCACCAAACTTGAATTTGGGAACAGATTCCATGAACATGCGACGGAGGTAACCTCTGTACGGGGCTACACCGGTGCCAGTGGCAATCATAATGTGGGTGGCATTTGGGTTGTCTTCAGGCAAAAGCATGATCTTGCCAGCAGGCCCTGCCATGTTATAAGTTGAATTAAGTACAGATAAGGAGTGCATCTTAACTACCAGCAAGTGTCAAATCCataaaatgaaaaggatggacCAATAAAAAAGTTCGACTGTTCCTTAAAAATTAGGCTCTTACCTGTGATCTTAATTTTATCACCAGGTTTGGAGTTGCATAAAAAGTTGCTGCATACACCATTCTTGGAAGGATCCTCCTTTCCTGTCTCAGGGTCGTAATAGACAGCACGACGAACACACAAACTAGTTGTCTTGCCATCAAAATAGTCTCCATACCTTGTGGATGCAATTGAGTAAAGGCGAACATTTTGCGGAGCCCCAGGTTTCTTAGGGTTTTCACCCTGTcatgaaagtaaataacaaTAAGAATAAGGTACTACAAAGGAGACATTTGGAGTGCAGATGGATTTATTCGCATGGCAGTAACATGATTTAAAACTATGTGGTTTAAGTGAAGAGAAAGACCCCCAACATCAAATGGGGATGAAAACAATCGTACCATAATCCTCTTAAATTTCAAATCATAGATGCACCataatttaaaaactaatgTCTCTTAATCAAGATTAGTTCAAAAAGACAACCTAAGTGAACATTTTCAACGAATTTTCTTGGCCAAAAATCATGCAGTTATTggtgaaaaacataaatactaTGCAACGAGTTACTTACAGGAGGAATTACACCATAACTTTGCCCTTCCCAGTAAGGCACATTACCACCATGATCAATCACAATATGGCAAGTCTCTCCAGGAGCATTTGGGCCGACAATCCTCTCAACAGAAAGAATGGTTGCAGTATAAGGTTCCTTAGGCTTGTATGTATTTAATGGGGGCTCATTAGCATCCTCGAGTTGTAGAGGAGCTACATTAACTTTAGGCGCACTTGCTTGTTGCACTGACATGCATAGAATGCGCTGATTTCTCAGCCGTCCATTCTTCGTTTTGAAGTCCAAAGGTAAAATAGGAGTCCATGATTTATCATTAAAGCTAACACTTCGTGCCTGCGGCCAAATTACAAGCAGTTTCAGTGAAAAATCGACAACTATCAACGCGATCATTACAGAACATCAACATCACTTTTGAATTCAATAGCTAAAGCTGGTTTATTTGTACTTTTGAAACTAAATTATTAATATACAATGCACACCAAGATTCATAACACTCCTAAAAAAAAGGGGAATTAGAAAAACGAAACAGTAATCTTTTTCCTATCAGCTTCATCCATGAAAAAAGTGCTCCTAAGGTCGAGGGAAAACCCAAGAGATGCTATAAACCAAAAgctaaaaaacaaacaaacaaacaaacacaactTTACGAAATTAACaccaccaaaaacaaaaatcacacCTTGAACACAGATCTTCGGAGGGAGAAATCACTTCCAAGCGGAACAGTCACAGTCAGTGAACCCTGcaaacaaaacaatcaaaacccAATTACAAAAACACCATATCTAATCAAATATCTGCTATTTATCCAATTGGGTAATCACAAAACGACCAAAGACTCaatttttcttgcattttctcgggaaacaaacagGAATCGGTAAAGGGGACCGGGGATTACCTGAGAGAGAGCCAAATGAGACATGATTGGATGATCGAGGGTGGTACGAATGAATTGAGAGGGCTTCTGGTGATGTGAGGGCCGAGGAGTTAATATAGGTGATGCGGGAGTTGGATCATGCAGGAGAATCACAAGCAGAAGAGTCGTTGAGAAAAAAATGGGGAGAAAAGTGATCCTTCCGAGAGTCCCAAAGGTCGGGTTTTTGCTTTGCCTTTGGCTCCtcggactctctctctctctctctctctctctctctctcactgcgATGCTTCACTCGACCTGACGactttaaataatttatttcgATGATCCGTGGCAAGTTTGCTTTGGCATATGCTCCACTTTTGTTTTATTACCAACTACATGCAAActcctaactttttttttttttttttcagatggtGTTGGTAACGCACTAACTTTTACTTCTCATATGTTCGTCtccatttttaatttatagATTGAgatattgaagaagattaatatacaaaaattaataagaaaatgTGAGAGATAAAAACTAGATCATTTGGTTTAGCACTACCCTGAACATTTGATTTTAAAAAACTAGATCATTTTTATGAGAAAATTAGAGCATCATTCTATGAATATGATCAAATTGTAGCTTCAATTCATGAACTATGTTCTTGAGTTTATTCTCGTGGTAAGGTTAAGTTCAGGATTCGAAATTCTTCAATATACTATAACCAAATTCCATCAAATTGGCATGCGAATTTTCACAAAATGTGAAGCATTGGTCATTGAAGCCAACTCCTTTAGAATTTCTGATAA
Encoded proteins:
- the LOC126587702 gene encoding ferredoxin--NADP reductase, root isozyme, chloroplastic-like — translated: MSHLALSQGSLTVTVPLGSDFSLRRSVFKARSVSFNDKSWTPILPLDFKTKNGRLRNQRILCMSVQQASAPKVNVAPLQLEDANEPPLNTYKPKEPYTATILSVERIVGPNAPGETCHIVIDHGGNVPYWEGQSYGVIPPGENPKKPGAPQNVRLYSIASTRYGDYFDGKTTSLCVRRAVYYDPETGKEDPSKNGVCSNFLCNSKPGDKIKITGPAGKIMLLPEDNPNATHIMIATGTGVAPYRGYLRRMFMESVPKFKFGGLAWLFLGVANTDSLLYDEEFTKYLKDYPDNFRYDIALSREQKNQRGGKMYVQDKIEEYSDEIFKLLDNGAHIYFCGLKGMMPGIQETLKRVAVERGESWEEKLSQLKKNKQWHVEVY